A region of Sugiyamaella lignohabitans strain CBS 10342 chromosome A, complete sequence DNA encodes the following proteins:
- the LEU2 gene encoding 3-isopropylmalate dehydrogenase (Beta-isopropylmalate dehydrogenase (IMDH); catalyzes the third step in the leucine biosynthesis pathway; can additionally catalyze the conversion of beta-ethylmalate into alpha-ketovalerate; GO_component: GO:0005737 - cytoplasm [Evidence IEA,IEA,IEA]; GO_component: GO:0005829 - cytosol [Evidence IDA] [PMID 4355481]; GO_function: GO:0003862 - 3-isopropylmalate dehydrogenase activity [Evidence IEA,IEA]; GO_function: GO:0003862 - 3-isopropylmalate dehydrogenase activity [Evidence IDA] [PMID 3071718]; GO_function: GO:0003862 - 3-isopropylmalate dehydrogenase activity [Evidence IMP] [PMID 6297759]; GO_function: GO:0051287 - NAD binding [Evidence IEA]; GO_function: GO:0000287 - magnesium ion binding [Evidence IEA]; GO_function: GO:0046872 - metal ion binding [Evidence IEA]; GO_function: GO:0016491 - oxidoreductase activity [Evidence IEA]; GO_function: GO:0016616 - oxidoreductase activity, acting on the CH-OH group of donors, NAD or NADP as acceptor [Evidence IEA]; GO_process: GO:0009082 - branched-chain amino acid biosynthetic process [Evidence IEA]; GO_process: GO:0008652 - cellular amino acid biosynthetic process [Evidence IEA]; GO_process: GO:0006097 - glyoxylate cycle [Evidence IMP] [PMID 23642236]; GO_process: GO:0009098 - leucine biosynthetic process [Evidence IEA,IEA,IEA]; GO_process: GO:0009098 - leucine biosynthetic process [Evidence IMP] [PMID 6297759]; GO_process: GO:0055114 - oxidation-reduction process [Evidence IEA,IEA]), with protein MQYDLYKVTWLSILQKGVVKANTSPEISWSSSGIRMALKSYKVLVLPGDHVGPEIIDEAVKLIKIITEHEKVKNSLALQLDFDLFGGASIDKHNTPITKEVLAKARESDAVLFGAVGGPEWENHPSGVRAESAVLALRKELNCWANIRPCKIPSESLINLSALKPDLIRGTDFVVLRENCGGAYFGEKIETDDYAADTWGYKKSEVERITEMAVYLASKHNNRIISCDKANVLAVSRLWRRVVESVVAKYPHIQLSHQLADSATVIMMQKPTSLNGVLLCDNTFGDILSDQSAVIVGSLGLLPSASLSQVPGKVNHGDTTKPAHALYEPSHGSAPDLPKGAVNPVATILSGALMFRYSFDREDIAVIIEHAVKKVLDSKDQGGLEVRTRDLGGRASTSEVSDAICAQVKESLDRL; from the coding sequence ATGCAATATGATTTATATAAAGTGACATGGCTGTCAATACTTCAAAAAGGTGTCGTAAAAGCTAATACAAGTCCAGAAATATCTTGGTCCAGCAGTGGAATTAGAATGGCATTAAAATCCTATAAAGTACTTGTACTTCCTGGCGACCATGTTGGTCCTGAAAtaattgatgaagcagtCAAGTTAATTAAGATAATCACAGAGCATGAAAAAGTGAAAAACTCGTTGGCTCTTCAGCTCgactttgatttgtttggtgGCGCCTCAATTGACAAGCACAACACACCCATCACAAAAGAAGTTTTAGCCAAAGCAAGGGAGAGTGACGCTGTACTTTTTGGTGCTGTAGGAGGTCCAGAATGGGAAAACCATCCTTCGGGAGTCAGAGCTGAGTCTGCAGTTCTGGCACTGCGTAAAGAGCTCAATTGCTGGGCTAATATTCGTCCATGCAAGATTCCATCGGAGAGCTTAATTAATCTTTCGGCCCTTAAACCAGATCTCATACGCGGTACCGATTTTGTTGTGTTGCGAGAAAACTGTGGCGGAGCCTATTTCGGTGAAAAAATTGAAACGGATGACTATGCTGCAGATACCTGGGGTTATAAGAAAAGTGAAGTAGAGAGAATCACGGAGATGGCTGTTTATCTTGCAAGTAAACATAACAATCGCATTATATCCTGTGATAAGGCTAATGTTCTGGCTGTATCAAGATTATGGCGAAGGGTAGTTGAATCAGTTGTCGCAAAGTATCCACATATACAATTATCCCACCAGCTAGCAGATAGTGCTACTGTGATCATGATGCAAAAGCCTACATCGCTAAATGGTGTTTTGTTATGCGACAATACTTTCGGCGATATCTTGTCAGACCAGTCTGCTGTTATTGTGGGTTCTTTAGGGTTGCTTCCTTCTGCCTCATTGTCTCAGGTACCTGGTAAAGTAAATCATGGCGATACTACTAAACCAGCCCATGCTTTATATGAACCGAGTCATGGCTCAGCTCCTGATCTCCCTAAAGGTGCAGTCAATCCAGTTGCAACGATTCTAAGTGGTGCTCTAATGTTTAGATACTCCTTCGATCGTGAGGATATTGCTGTCATTATTGAACATGCGGTTAAAAAAGTGTTGGATTCTAAAGACCAAGGCGGTTTAGAAGTACGCACTAGAGATCTCGGAGGAAGAGCTTCCACAAGCGAAGTTAGCGATGCCATTTGCGCCCAGGTGAAGGAATCTTTAGATCGACTATAG
- the ICP55 gene encoding Icp55p (Mitochondrial aminopeptidase; cleaves the N termini of at least 38 imported proteins after cleavage by the mitochondrial processing peptidase (MPP), thereby increasing their stability; member of the aminopeptidase P family; GO_component: GO:0031314 - extrinsic component of mitochondrial inner membrane [Evidence IDA] [PMID 19837041]; GO_component: GO:0016020 - membrane [Evidence IEA]; GO_component: GO:0005743 - mitochondrial inner membrane [Evidence IEA,IEA]; GO_component: GO:0005739 - mitochondrion [Evidence IEA]; GO_component: GO:0005739 - mitochondrion [Evidence IDA] [PMID 14562095]; GO_component: GO:0005739 - mitochondrion [Evidence IDA] [PMID 16823961]; GO_component: GO:0005739 - mitochondrion [Evidence IDA] [PMID 19720832]; GO_component: GO:0005634 - nucleus [Evidence IEA,IEA]; GO_component: GO:0005634 - nucleus [Evidence IDA] [PMID 19720832]; GO_function: GO:0004177 - aminopeptidase activity [Evidence IEA,IEA]; GO_function: GO:0004177 - aminopeptidase activity [Evidence IDA,IMP] [PMID 19720832]; GO_function: GO:0004177 - aminopeptidase activity [Evidence IMP] [PMID 19837041]; GO_function: GO:0016787 - hydrolase activity [Evidence IEA]; GO_function: GO:0030145 - manganese ion binding [Evidence IEA]; GO_function: GO:0046872 - metal ion binding [Evidence IEA]; GO_function: GO:0008237 - metallopeptidase activity [Evidence IEA]; GO_function: GO:0008233 - peptidase activity [Evidence IEA]; GO_process: GO:0016485 - protein processing [Evidence IMP] [PMID 19720832]; GO_process: GO:0016485 - protein processing [Evidence IGI,IMP] [PMID 19837041]; GO_process: GO:0050821 - protein stabilization [Evidence IMP] [PMID 19837041]; GO_process: GO:0006508 - proteolysis [Evidence IEA]) — protein MWRSSRIARQFTSATRGFASRIQAGQPIFETRPHLIEKGDLTPGISAIEYFARRQRILESLPDKSTVILPGNVTQFATQSVFHQFIQDPNFYYLTGFLEPGATLVLHKENDQSMKSIFFVPEKNPAVEQWEGHRTGTKGAVEIFNADEAYPVDDLDSKLTSILNDTTNVYVETDYHPRYSPFFHTQFGNILRNSSVRKLESAVKLVESSRLIKSECEIDAMRVASEMSAEAFNNAYSIRFSKEHDLHAFLDYQFRANGCQMPAYLAVVAGGSHALTIHYTRNDDLLKDGDLVLVDAAGKYGGYCSDISRTWPVTGEFSQPQKDLYQAVLNTNKQCIELCTVKSGMSLADIHRSSEDILYTELLNAGFTGLTRGQVRELYPHYIGHNLGIDVHDLKTASNFIPLKSNQVITIEPGVYVPISDKFPKHFQGIGIRIEDNVVVGPESNEVLTVDALKEIDDIEVAAGM, from the coding sequence ATGTGGAGAAGTAGTAGAATTGCTAGGCAGTTCACCTCGGCCACACGAGGGTTTGCTTCCCGAATTCAAGCCGGCCAACCTATTTTTGAGACTAGACCCCACTTAATAGAAAAGGGCGATCTTACCCCTGGAATCTCCGCCATTGAGTACTTCGCCAGACGACAACGGATTTTAGAGTCGTTGCCGGATAAAAGTACAGTGATTCTTCCTGGCAATGTCACTCAATTTGCAACTCAATCAGTATTCCACCAGTTTATTCAAGACCCAAATTTCTATTATTTGACGGGGTTTTTGGAACCTGGAGCTACTTTGGTCCTACATAAGGAAAATGATCAGTCCATGAAGTCTATTTTTTTCGTGCCTGAAAAGAATCCGGCCGTTGAACAATGGGAGGGTCATAGAACTGGTACGAAAGGTGCAGTTGAGATTTTCAATGCAGATGAGGCATACCCAGTAGATGATTTGGATAGCAAGCTGACCAGTATTTTGAATGATACAACTAATGTATATGTGGAGACAGACTACCATCCTCGCTACTCTCCCTTTTTCCATACTCAGTTTGGGAACATTTTACGAAACTCGTCTGTGAGAAAATTAGAGAGTGCAGTTAAGTTGGTGGAATCCAGTCGTCTGATCAAGTCCGAGTGTGAAATTGACGCGATGAGGGTGGCCTCTGAAATGTCAGCAGAAGCCTTCAACAATGCCTATAGCATTAGATTTTCTAAGGAGCACGACCTTCATGCATTTTTGGACTACCAATTCCGAGCTAATGGATGTCAAATGCCTGCCTATTTGGCAGTCGTCGCCGGTGGGTCTCATGCCCTGACTATCCACTACACTAGGAATGACGATTTATTGAAGGATGGGGATCTTGTATTGGTAGATGCCGCTGGTAAATACGGCGGATATTGTTCTGATATTTCAAGAACTTGGCCAGTTACTGGTGAGTTTAGCCAGCCGCAGAAAGATTTATATCAGGCAGTGCTAAATACCAACAAGCAGTGTATCGAGCTCTGTACAGTTAAAAGTGGTATGTCGTTAGCTGATATCCACCGCAGTTCGGAGGATATTCTCTACACAGAATTATTGAATGCCGGATTTACAGGACTGACTCGGGGTCAAGTCAGAGAGCTGTATCCGCACTATATCGGACACAACCTAGGCATTGATGTACACGATCTCAAGACCGCATCCAACTTTATTCCACTTAAATCTAACCAAGTAATCACAATTGAGCCTGGCGTATACGTCCCTATTTCTGATAAGTTTCCCAAACATTTTCAAGGAATTGGCATTCGAATCGAAGACAATGTGGTAGTGGGTCCAGAATCAAACGAGGTTCTAACTGTTGATGCACTAAAGgaaattgatgatattgaagtAGCTGCGGGaatgtaa
- the SPS19 gene encoding Sps19p (Peroxisomal 2,4-dienoyl-CoA reductase; auxiliary enzyme of fatty acid beta-oxidation; homodimeric enzyme required for growth and sporulation on petroselineate medium; expression induced during late sporulation and in the presence of oleate; GO_component: GO:0005782 - peroxisomal matrix [Evidence IDA] [PMID 9268358]; GO_component: GO:0005777 - peroxisome [Evidence IEA,IEA]; GO_function: GO:0008670 - 2,4-dienoyl-CoA reductase (NADPH) activity [Evidence IEA]; GO_function: GO:0008670 - 2,4-dienoyl-CoA reductase (NADPH) activity [Evidence IDA,ISS] [PMID 9268358]; GO_function: GO:0016491 - oxidoreductase activity [Evidence IEA]; GO_process: GO:0030437 - ascospore formation [Evidence IEP,IMP] [PMID 7969036]; GO_process: GO:0009062 - fatty acid catabolic process [Evidence IDA,ISS] [PMID 9268358]; GO_process: GO:0055114 - oxidation-reduction process [Evidence IEA]; GO_process: GO:0030435 - sporulation resulting in formation of a cellular spore [Evidence IEA]) → MSRLSGKVAIVTGGASGFGLGITKKFVAEGANVLVLDINEQSGQNLLEIFHDSKQVKFLKADVTKESDWKQAVELAVSDWHKLDVVVNNAGTTYPNKPSLTVTEQDFDKVFAVNVKSVYHSFNVVIPHFIEQGTGGSFIQISSTAALRPRPGLTWYNATKGAVSIASKSMAVEYGPNNIRFNCVCPVAGETPLLASFMGEDTPEKRAAFKATIPLGRFSQPSDIANSVAFLASDEAAFLTGLDLEVDGGRCI, encoded by the coding sequence atgaGTAGATTATCTGGAAAGGTAGCAATTGTAACTGGAGGTGCCTCGGGATTTGGACTAGGAATAACCAAGAAATTTGTTGCGGAAGGAGCAAATGTTCTTGTACTGGATATCAATGAGCAAAGTGGACAGAACCTTTTAGAAATATTCCATGACTCAAAACAAGTCAAGTTTCTCAAAGCTGATGTCACAAAAGAAAGCGATTGGAAGCAAGCTGTGGAATTAGCAGTTAGTGATTGGCATAAACTGGATGTTGTCGTCAATAATGCTGGTACCACTTATCCAAACAAGCCGTCATTGACAGTTACTGAGCAAGATTTTGACAAGGTATTTGCTGTAAATGTCAAGAGCGTCTATCACTCTTTTAATGTAGTAATTCCTCACTTTATCGAGCAAGGTACAGGTGGTTCATTTATTCAGATATCCTCCACAGCTGCCTTACGGCCTCGTCCTGGTCTCACATGGTACAATGCAACCAAGGGAGCCGTTTCTATCGCATCCAAATCAATGGCCGTTGAGTATGGACCTAATAATATTAGATTCAATTGTGTATGCCCAGTAGCAGGGGAGACTCCATTGCTGGCCAGTTTCATGGGTGAAGACACTCCTGAAAAGCGAGCTGCATTTAAGGCAACAATCCCCCTTGGGCGGTTTTCTCAACCTTCAGATATTGCAAACTCAGTTGCTTTCCTGGCAAGTGATGAGGCTGCGTTTTTGACTGGATTAGATTTGGAGGTTGACGGCGGTCGTTGTATCTAG
- the RPS14A gene encoding ribosomal 40S subunit protein S14A (Protein component of the small (40S) ribosomal subunit; required for ribosome assembly and 20S pre-rRNA processing; mutations confer cryptopleurine resistance; homologous to mammalian ribosomal protein S14 and bacterial S11; RPS14A has a paralog, RPS14B, that arose from the whole genome duplication; GO_component: GO:0030686 - 90S preribosome [Evidence IDA] [PMID 12150911]; GO_component: GO:0005737 - cytoplasm [Evidence IEA,IEA]; GO_component: GO:0022627 - cytosolic small ribosomal subunit [Evidence NAS] [PMID 9559554]; GO_component: GO:0005730 - nucleolus [Evidence IEA]; GO_component: GO:0005634 - nucleus [Evidence IEA]; GO_component: GO:0030529 - ribonucleoprotein complex [Evidence IEA]; GO_component: GO:0005840 - ribosome [Evidence IEA,IEA]; GO_component: GO:0032040 - small-subunit processome [Evidence IDA] [PMID 15590835]; GO_function: GO:0003729 - mRNA binding [Evidence IDA] [PMID 9858605]; GO_function: GO:0003735 - structural constituent of ribosome [Evidence IEA]; GO_function: GO:0003735 - structural constituent of ribosome [Evidence NAS] [PMID 9559554]; GO_process: GO:0002181 - cytoplasmic translation [Evidence NAS] [PMID 9559554]; GO_process: GO:0000462 - maturation of SSU-rRNA from tricistronic rRNA transcript (SSU-rRNA, 5.8S rRNA, LSU-rRNA) [Evidence IMP] [PMID 15125836]; GO_process: GO:0000462 - maturation of SSU-rRNA from tricistronic rRNA transcript (SSU-rRNA, 5.8S rRNA, LSU-rRNA) [Evidence IGI] [PMID 16246728]; GO_process: GO:0006364 - rRNA processing [Evidence IEA]; GO_process: GO:0000028 - ribosomal small subunit assembly [Evidence IMP] [PMID 2277060]; GO_process: GO:0000028 - ribosomal small subunit assembly [Evidence IMP] [PMID 8293976]; GO_process: GO:0042254 - ribosome biogenesis [Evidence IEA]; GO_process: GO:0006412 - translation [Evidence IEA]), protein MKVKADHDESSPYAAMLAAQDVAVKCKEVGINALHFKIRATGGTGTKTPGPGAQSALRALARSGIKIGRIEDVTPVPSDSTRRKGGRRGRRL, encoded by the coding sequence ATGAAGGTCAAGGCCGACCACGACGAGTCTTCTCCTTACGCTGCCATGTTGGCCGCTCAAGACGTTGCCGTCAAGTGCAAGGAGGTTGGTATCAACGCCCTCCACTTCAAGATCAGAGCTACTGGTGGTACCGGTACCAAGACCCCTGGTCCTGGTGCTCAATCTGCTCTTAGAGCTCTTGCCCGTTCTGGAATCAAGATTGGTCGTATTGAGGACGTCACTCCTGTCCCATCTGACTCTACCCGTAGAAAGGGTGGTCGTAGAGGTAGAAGACTCTGA
- the SEC53 gene encoding phosphomannomutase SEC53 (Phosphomannomutase; involved in synthesis of GDP-mannose and dolichol-phosphate-mannose; required for folding and glycosylation of secretory proteins in the ER lumen; GO_component: GO:0005737 - cytoplasm [Evidence IEA,IEA,IEA]; GO_component: GO:0005829 - cytosol [Evidence IDA] [PMID 3905826]; GO_function: GO:0003824 - catalytic activity [Evidence IEA]; GO_function: GO:0016853 - isomerase activity [Evidence IEA]; GO_function: GO:0004615 - phosphomannomutase activity [Evidence IEA,IEA]; GO_function: GO:0004615 - phosphomannomutase activity [Evidence IDA] [PMID 3288631]; GO_process: GO:0009298 - GDP-mannose biosynthetic process [Evidence IEA]; GO_process: GO:0019307 - mannose biosynthetic process [Evidence IEA]; GO_process: GO:0008152 - metabolic process [Evidence IEA]; GO_process: GO:0045047 - protein targeting to ER [Evidence IMP] [PMID 6368572]) translates to MSASAVIPIEDRPLKNTIVLFDVDGTLTPAREEITPEVREILEQLRKKAVIGFVGGSDLAKQKEQLGDDVLARFDYCFSENGLTAYKLGKQLASQDFITWLGEEKYNKLVKFVLRYLSEIDLPKRRGTFIEFRNGMVNISPVGRNASIAERHEFEQYDKEHKIRPNLVEALKKEFPDYGLTYSIGGQISFDVFPTGWDKTYALQHIENEHFKEIHFFGDKTFKGGNDYEIYEDPRTIGHAVNSPADTVRILKELFF, encoded by the coding sequence ATGTCCGCTTCCGCTGTTATCCCTATTGAAGATCGTCCTTTGAAGAACACCATTGTTCTGTTCGATGTTGATGGAACTCTAACCCCAGCTCGTGAGGAAATCACCCCCGAGGTCCGCGAGATCCTTGAGCAATTGCGTAAGAAGGCTGTCATTGGTTTCGTTGGTGGTTCTGATCTTGCTAAGCAAAAAGAACAGCTTGGTGATGATGTTTTGGCCAGATTTGACTACTGTTTCTCTGAGAATGGTCTTACTGCTTACAAGTTGGGCAAGCAATTGGCTTCTCAAGACTTCATCACTTGGCTTGGTGAGGAGAAGTACAATAAGCTTGTTAAGTTTGTTCTCCGTTACCTTTCTGAGATTGACCTTCCCAAGCGTAGAGGTACTTTCATTGAGTTCCGTAACGGAATGGTTAACATCTCCCCTGTTGGCCGTAATGCCTCTATTGCAGAGCGTCACGAGTTCGAGCAATATGACAAGGAGCACAAGATCCGTCCTAATCTTGTCGAGGCTTTGAAGAAGGAGTTCCCCGACTACGGTCTCACCTACTCTATTGGTGGCCAGATCTCTTTCGACGTCTTCCCCACCGGTTGGGATAAGACCTATGCTTTGCAACACATCGAGAACGAGCATTTCAAGGAGATCCACTTCTTTGGTGACAAGACCTTCAAGGGTGGTAACGATTACGAAATCTATGAGGACCCCAGAACCATTGGCCATGCTGTCAACTCTCCTGCTGATACCGTCAGAATTTTGAAGGAGCTCTTCTTTTAG
- the FMP32 gene encoding Fmp32p (hypothetical protein; the authentic, non-tagged protein is detected in highly purified mitochondria in high-throughput studies; GO_component: GO:0016021 - integral component of membrane [Evidence IEA]; GO_component: GO:0016020 - membrane [Evidence IEA,IEA]; GO_component: GO:0005739 - mitochondrion [Evidence IEA,IEA]; GO_component: GO:0005739 - mitochondrion [Evidence IDA] [PMID 12514182]; GO_component: GO:0005739 - mitochondrion [Evidence IDA] [PMID 14576278]; GO_component: GO:0005739 - mitochondrion [Evidence IDA] [PMID 16823961]; GO_function: GO:0003674 - molecular_function [Evidence ND]; GO_process: GO:0008150 - biological_process [Evidence ND]) has product MLARNRLFVNRAGSAIPEGFQRRLLNNGNLRLKLGQYHFDTRKFALQLEQQGFTQTQSEAVLKALASVLDDSVEHLSANLVSKEEFSRRVYQQKVDFTKLKSELQTLDKTEVTRVTNEHERLMSDLEKVRQKFKEQIAKSRANVRLDLNLEKGRIREESAIHELKIKETDTRIDQELANFKTQIEGTKVQVAQWLIGVCTGTFAIVLAYMRLIA; this is encoded by the coding sequence ATGTTAGCAAGGAATAGATTGTTTGTTAATAGGGCTGGTAGTGCGATACCTGAGGGATTCCAGAGGCGCCTGCTGAATAATGGCAATTTAAGGCTGAAACTGGGTCAGTACCATTTTGACACCAGGAAGTTTGCCCTCCAGTTGGAACAGCAAGGATTCACACAAACGCAGTCAGAGGCGGTTCTCAAAGCATTGGCATCGGTACTGGATGACAGTGTAGAACATCTGTCAGCAAATCTGGTTTCTAAGGAAGAATTTTCTCGCCGAGTATACCAGCAGAAGGTAGACTTTACCAAACTCAAGTCCGAACTCCAGACTCTAGACAAAACAGAGGTCACTCGAGTCACAAACGAACATGAACGTCTCATGTCTGATCTTGAAAAAGTTCGTCAGAAGTTCAAAGAGCAAATCGCAAAGTCACGAGCAAACGTCCGACTGGATCTAAACCTTGAAAAGGGTCGTATTCGTGAAGAGTCTGCCATCCATGAACTTAAAATCAAGGAGACTGATACTCGAATTGACCAGGAACTAGCCAATTTCAAGACCCAGATCGAAGGAACCAAAGTGCAGGTTGCTCAATGGCTTATTGGTGTCTGTACCGGTACATTTGCCATTGTTCTGGCATATATGCGTCTCATAGCATAG